The Streptomyces sp. NBC_00597 DNA segment GCGGCGCAGGCCCGTCGCCCACGCCTCGTACGCGGTCAGACCGTCTTCCAGAGGCTTGACCTTGCGCAGCGCGCAGCACAGGTCGGGGTCGCGGTCGTGCAGCTTCGGGCCGTACTGCGCGTCCTGCTCGGCCACCGACTGGCGCGGCGTGAGCGTGATGACGTTGACGTCCATCACGGCCTCGACCGCGTCGCGGGTGCCGATGGTCTCCTCGAAGTGGTAGCCCGTGTCGAGGAAGACCACGTCCACGCCGGGGAAGGCGCGGGAGGCCAGGTGGGCGACCACCGCGTCCTCCATGGACGAGGTCACGGCGAACTTCTTGCCGAAGGTCTCGGCCGCCCACGTGAGGATCTCCAGCGGGGACGCGTCCTCCAGGTCCCGGCCCGCCTGCTCGGCCAGCGCCTTGAGGTCGCGCGTCTCCACTGCCTGACTCGTCGTCATATCTGGTCCCCTCCAGCGGTATCGGACTGAACGCCCCGGGCCAGCAGCCCGAGGTACTTCAGCTGGAAGGCTCGGTTGCAGGCCCTGCATTCCCAGGCGCCGTGACCCGTCTCGTTCGGAAACAGGTCCTCGTCACCGCAGTACGGGCAGTGGAACGGGGCCGCGCGCTCGCTCACGAGAGGTCCTCGTCCTTCGCACGGGTCACCCACGCGGCGAAGCGCTCGCCGTCCCCGCGCTGCTCCTGGAAGCGCGTGACGACCCGCTCGACGTAGTCGGGCAGACCGGCCGCGGTGACCTTGAGGCCGCGGACCTTGCGGCCGAAGCCGGCCTCCAGGCCGAGTGCGCCGCCCAGGTGGACCTGGTAGCCCTCCACCTGGTTGCCGTCGTCGTCCAGGACCAGCTGGCCCTTGAGACCGATGTCCGCCACCTGGATACGGGCGCAGGCGTTCGGGCAGCCGTTGATGTTGATGGTCAGCGGCTCGGCGAACTCCGGCAGGCGGCGCTCCAGCTCGTCGATCAGCGAGGCGCCGCGCGCCTTCGTCTCGACGATGGCCAGCTTGCAGAACTCGATGCCGGTGCAGGCCATCGTCCCGCGGCGGAACGGCGACGGCTCGACCCGCAGGTCCAGTGCCTCCAGCGCGGCGACGACGGAGTCGACGCGGTCCGCCTCGACGTCGAGGACGATCATCTTCTGTTCGGCGGTGGTGCGCAGGCGGCCGGAGCCGTGCTGCTCGGCGACGTCCGCGATCTTGGTCAGGGTGGCACCGTCGACGCGGCCGACGCGGGGCGCGAAGCCCACGTAGAACCTGCCGTCCTGCTGGGGGTGCACGCCGACGTGGTCGCGCCACTGGCCGCTGGGCTGCTCGGGCGCGGGGCCGTCGGTCAGCTTGCGCTTCAGGTACTCGTCCTCCAGGACCTGGCGGAACTTGGCCGGGCCCCAGTCGGCGACGAGGAACTTCAGCCGGGCGCGGGTGCGCAGGCGCCGGTAGCCGTAGTCGCGGAAGATCGAGATGACGCCCTCGTAGACGTCCGGGACCTCGTCGAGCGAGACCCAGGTGCCCAGGCGGACGCCCAGCTTGGGGTTGGTGGAGAGGCCGCCGCCGACCCAGACGTCGAAGCCGGGGCCGTGCTCGGGGTGCTGCACGCCGACGAACGCCACGTCGTTGATCTCGTGCGCCACGTCGAGCAGTGGCGAGCCGGAGACCGCGGACTTGAACTTGCGGGGCAGGTTGGAGAAGTCCGGGTTGCCCACGATGCGGCGGTAGATCTCGTCGATGGCGGGCGTGCCGTCGATGATCTCGTCCTGGGCGATGCCGGCGACGGGCGAGCCGAGGATGACGCGGGGCGTGTCACCGCAGGCCTCGGTGGTCGACAGGCCGACGGCCTCCAGGCGGCGCCAGATCTCCGGGACGTCCTCGATCCGGATCCAGTGGTACTGCACGTTCTGGCGGTCGGTGAGGTCGGCGGTCCCGCGCGCGAACTCCTGCGAGATCTCGCCGATGACGCGGAGCTGCTCGGTGGTCAGCCGGCCGCCGTCGATGCGCACGCGCAGCATGAAGTACTTGTCGTCCAGCTCCTCCGGCTCCAGGATCGCGGTCTTGCCGCCGTCGATCCCGGGCTTGCGCTGGGTGTACAGACCCCACCAGCGCATGCGTCCGCGCAGGTCGTTGGGGTCGATCGAGTCGAAGCCCGTCTTGGAGTAGATCGTCTCAATGCGTGTCCGCACATTGAGACCGTCGTCGTCCTTCTTGAACTGCTCGTTGCCGTTGAGGGGGGTGTGGTGTCCAACGGCCCACTGACCCTCACCGCGGTGGCGGCCGGTCTTTCGGCGCGCGGCGGCGGGCGTTTCGGGGGTGGCGGCCATGGCGGTACGTCCTTCTTCGGCGGCTCGGTGCAAGGGCAGGGGGAGGGGCGGCGAGTGCCCCTGGCATCGGCCCTGCTGCTGAAGCAGGTGCGGCCGACCGCCGCCCGATTCCGGTTGTGCCGGTGGTCAGGGCGGTGTTCTGCCTTCGGGGGACTGCGGGCTGGTCGCCTCCGCGACGACGCTGTGCGGGGCGCTGTCCGGCGGTGGCTGGTTCCGTCAGCGCGCCGAACAGATGGCGCTGGACATGCGGCCGAGGTCGACGTGCCGCCGACTCACCAAGGCAATTCCAGCTCCATTCATGGCGGAAGCGTGTCATGTGCCGATTGGAGGAGTCCACTACTGTCCATAATGCGGACGATGTAGTCCCGAAATGCGAGATGACGTGACGCCGGTCACGCAGCGGGGGAGCGCGGGATCCGGCCGCCGCTCCGCGCCCACGCTACCCGCCACCCCGCGGGGCGGCGCCGGGGCCGAGGGCGGAGGGGTCCCGGGGACCGCGGGGTCGCAGCGGTGTCGGCGTGGCGGTGATCCCGGCCGCCCCGGGGCCCTCCCGTCGGGGCCTCGCCGGCGCACGGCCCGCCGACGTGGTGGCCCGGGAACCGGCCGCCAGGGCGGTGCGCTGCGCATCGGCCCCGTGATGTCCGACGTGACGATCCCCCGGCGCTGCATTCGGGGGCCGCCGTGGTGCGGCCCCGTGCGCGACCGCCCGCCCCGTCCCCTGCGCCGGTCGACATCGGCGTCACAAACGCGGCCGGCCGGCCCGTCCGCCTTCCCGCGGCCCCGCCGCACTCTCGCGAACACCGCCGGCGCCGCATCCGGTCCCCGGTCCTTCGGACAGCCACCCGCCGGGGGTCGGGCGGGACGCCGAGCGGCGCGCGGGGCCCGCAGGCACGCCGCGGGGAGCGTGACGGGCCCGGCCCCCGCGTCCCCGCGCCCCGGATGCCGTACCGGCTACGCCCCCGGCCAGGGGCCCGGCGTCAGGGTGGCGGCCTTCTCCTCCGTCTCCGTCTTGAACACCTTGAAGCCGCGGCGCAGGTAGTTGTCCATCGCCGTCGGGCCGTCCTGGCTGCACGTGTGCAGCCACACCCGCGCCGTCTCCTCGCGTCCCGGCCAGCGGTCGGCCAGGGACCACGCCGCTTCGACGCCCAGCGTCAGCAGGTGGCCCCCGATGCGGCGCCCCCGGAAGTCCGGGAGCAGTCCGAAGTACATGATCTCCACCACGCCGTCGTCCTGCGGGTCCAGCTCCACGTACCCCGCCGGCGTGCCGCGGTCGTACGCCACCCACGTCTCCACGCCGGGACGGTTCAGCTGCTCCACCCACTGCGCACGGGTCAGCGACAGCCGGTCCGTCCAGTGGATGTCACCGCCCACCGAGGCGTAGAGGAAGCGGCTGAACTCCGGCGAGGGGAGCTCCGCCCGCTGGACATGGATCTCAGGCCCTGGG contains these protein-coding regions:
- a CDS encoding phosphoadenylyl-sulfate reductase produces the protein MTTSQAVETRDLKALAEQAGRDLEDASPLEILTWAAETFGKKFAVTSSMEDAVVAHLASRAFPGVDVVFLDTGYHFEETIGTRDAVEAVMDVNVITLTPRQSVAEQDAQYGPKLHDRDPDLCCALRKVKPLEDGLTAYEAWATGLRRDESPTRANTPVVGWDEKRQKVKVSPIARWTQDDVDAYVAEHGVLTNPLLMDGYASVGCAPCTRRVAQGEDARAGRWAGRAKTECGLHG
- a CDS encoding nitrite/sulfite reductase; the protein is MAATPETPAAARRKTGRHRGEGQWAVGHHTPLNGNEQFKKDDDGLNVRTRIETIYSKTGFDSIDPNDLRGRMRWWGLYTQRKPGIDGGKTAILEPEELDDKYFMLRVRIDGGRLTTEQLRVIGEISQEFARGTADLTDRQNVQYHWIRIEDVPEIWRRLEAVGLSTTEACGDTPRVILGSPVAGIAQDEIIDGTPAIDEIYRRIVGNPDFSNLPRKFKSAVSGSPLLDVAHEINDVAFVGVQHPEHGPGFDVWVGGGLSTNPKLGVRLGTWVSLDEVPDVYEGVISIFRDYGYRRLRTRARLKFLVADWGPAKFRQVLEDEYLKRKLTDGPAPEQPSGQWRDHVGVHPQQDGRFYVGFAPRVGRVDGATLTKIADVAEQHGSGRLRTTAEQKMIVLDVEADRVDSVVAALEALDLRVEPSPFRRGTMACTGIEFCKLAIVETKARGASLIDELERRLPEFAEPLTININGCPNACARIQVADIGLKGQLVLDDDGNQVEGYQVHLGGALGLEAGFGRKVRGLKVTAAGLPDYVERVVTRFQEQRGDGERFAAWVTRAKDEDLS
- a CDS encoding putative leader peptide yields the protein MNGAGIALVSRRHVDLGRMSSAICSAR
- a CDS encoding GNAT family N-acetyltransferase, which codes for MSTITLTTWSLEMTSPQDLVRAAVPGPEIHVQRAELPSPEFSRFLYASVGGDIHWTDRLSLTRAQWVEQLNRPGVETWVAYDRGTPAGYVELDPQDDGVVEIMYFGLLPDFRGRRIGGHLLTLGVEAAWSLADRWPGREETARVWLHTCSQDGPTAMDNYLRRGFKVFKTETEEKAATLTPGPWPGA